One region of Streptomyces leeuwenhoekii genomic DNA includes:
- a CDS encoding O-antigen ligase family protein, whose translation MSHALPPHRPAHRCPPGPGARALPPVLAVVAVVALLAVEFAPGGAGGPHPADAASALVVVYCAARLARDRRRPLTPAAAVVLALPVAGIALAALHAPSPAAGLTGLVRYLQVFVLLPAAVALLVRERRDVRLLAWSLVGLALWQGAVGVHQYATATGASYQGEPVRAVGTFGPQDVMGMATVVSLGLVAALGLALGHAPVRQRVVAAGCAVALLAPLAVSFSRGAWIATAVACVVQLLLAGVRRALAVGAAVAACAVVLVGGLGLGTAMLQERLDSITRVADAPDQSVTDRYAMWAAAGGMWRERPLTGVGLKGFPEHRDAHASLALSSGSDTEGAGAAFRRQPLLSPHNMYLLILAEQGLTGLLAFAGSWLALLVRGVREVRCRGAAARDCGLVACGLLVWQLTDFAYADIGGPSTVLTAVSLGLAAWWAVGGGEDGDAAGPVTDGGTSAATGPGTGGGGSLATGPGAGGRGGHRATAGAGAAGDCREGAAAGGTGGRAPSRAAGAGPQEAPAR comes from the coding sequence GCCGCCCGTCCTGGCCGTGGTCGCCGTGGTCGCCCTGCTCGCGGTGGAGTTCGCGCCGGGCGGGGCGGGCGGGCCGCATCCCGCCGACGCGGCCTCCGCGCTGGTCGTGGTGTACTGCGCGGCCCGGCTGGCGCGGGACCGGCGGCGCCCCCTTACCCCTGCGGCGGCCGTGGTGCTCGCCCTGCCCGTGGCCGGGATCGCCCTGGCCGCCCTGCACGCGCCGTCCCCCGCCGCCGGGCTGACCGGGCTGGTCCGCTACCTCCAGGTCTTCGTGCTGCTCCCGGCGGCCGTCGCCCTGCTGGTGCGCGAGCGGCGCGACGTACGGCTGCTGGCCTGGTCGCTGGTGGGGCTGGCGCTGTGGCAGGGGGCGGTCGGCGTGCACCAGTACGCCACCGCGACCGGCGCCTCGTACCAGGGGGAGCCGGTCCGGGCGGTGGGCACCTTCGGTCCGCAGGACGTGATGGGGATGGCGACGGTCGTCTCCCTGGGGCTGGTGGCGGCGCTCGGTCTCGCGCTGGGCCACGCGCCGGTGCGGCAGCGGGTCGTGGCCGCCGGATGCGCGGTGGCGCTGCTGGCGCCGCTCGCGGTCTCCTTCAGCCGGGGGGCGTGGATCGCCACGGCGGTGGCGTGCGTGGTGCAACTGCTGCTGGCCGGGGTGCGGCGGGCGCTGGCGGTGGGGGCGGCCGTGGCCGCCTGCGCGGTCGTCCTGGTGGGCGGGCTGGGGCTCGGCACGGCGATGCTCCAGGAGCGCCTGGACAGCATCACCCGGGTCGCCGACGCCCCCGACCAGTCGGTCACCGACCGGTACGCCATGTGGGCGGCGGCCGGCGGCATGTGGCGCGAGCGGCCGCTGACCGGCGTCGGGCTCAAGGGCTTTCCCGAACACCGGGACGCGCACGCCTCCCTCGCGCTGTCCTCGGGCAGCGACACCGAGGGCGCGGGCGCGGCCTTCCGCAGGCAGCCGCTGCTCTCGCCGCACAACATGTACCTGCTCATCCTCGCCGAACAGGGCCTGACCGGACTGCTCGCGTTCGCCGGGAGCTGGCTCGCGCTGCTGGTGCGCGGGGTGCGCGAGGTCAGATGCCGCGGCGCCGCCGCGCGGGACTGCGGGCTGGTCGCGTGCGGGCTGCTGGTGTGGCAGCTCACCGACTTCGCCTACGCCGACATCGGCGGCCCGTCGACCGTGCTGACCGCGGTGAGCCTCGGGCTGGCCGCCTGGTGGGCGGTCGGCGGCGGCGAGGACGGGGACGCCGCGGGACCGGTCACGGACGGCGGGACGAGTGCCGCGACCGGACCCGGTACCGGTGGCGGGGGGAGCCTGGCGACGGGACCCGGCGCGGGCGGCCGCGGAGGGCACAGGGCCACGGCGGGGGCGGGGGCGGCCGGGGACTGCCGGGAGGGGGCCGCGGCGGGCGGTACCGGCGGGCGGGCCCCGTCCCGGGCCGCCGGGGCCGGGCCGCAGGAGGCACCGGCGCGATGA